In Cellvibrio polysaccharolyticus, a genomic segment contains:
- the ligA gene encoding NAD-dependent DNA ligase LigA, translating into MVSTPDVNQEISALRVEIDQHNYRYYVQDQPSIPDAEYDRLMQRLIGLENEHPELITSDSPTQRVGATPLSAFTSVEHRVPMLSLDNAFDDEDLVSFNRRIQDRLKNADELEFACEPKLDGIAVSLLYRDGILVQGATRGDGFNGEDITQNVRTIPSVPLRLNGKGFPRELEVRGEVYMTRASFEKLNQQAREKELKVFVNPRNAAAGTLRQLDAKITASRRLEMCAYSVGLVDGVDENFPWPQKHSDVLESLQAWGFKKNPDTRVAANIQECIDYYHHIGEKRQSLSYDIDGVVFKINSLALQLQLGFVSRAPRWAIACKFPAQEEMTLLRDVEFQVGRTGAVTPVARLEPVFVGGVTVSNATLHNRDEIARLGIKIGDTVIIRRAGDVIPQIVAVVEDRRPDDARDILFPAQCPVCGSPVETAPGEAVARCDGGLICGAQRKEAIKHFASRKALDIEGLGDKLVEQLVDQGSVNAVADLYSLTREQLAALDRMGEKSAVNLLQALDKSKSTTLAKFIYALGIREIGEATARNLANYFGNLAALAAATAEDLKQVPDVGPVGAHFVADFFSQEKNTSAITALQAAGIHWPDIEVKPLESLPLANTTWVLTGTLEHFSRDDAKAHLLTLGAKVAGSVSAKTDYVVAGPGAGSKLQKAESLGLKVMDEQGLLDVLKEHGIAL; encoded by the coding sequence ATGGTATCCACTCCCGATGTTAATCAGGAAATCAGCGCGCTACGTGTTGAAATAGATCAGCACAACTATCGTTATTATGTTCAGGATCAACCTTCTATTCCTGACGCTGAATACGATCGTTTGATGCAACGGCTGATTGGCCTCGAAAATGAACATCCGGAATTAATAACGTCTGACTCTCCCACGCAACGTGTAGGCGCAACACCTTTGTCTGCATTCACGAGCGTTGAGCATCGGGTGCCGATGCTTTCGCTGGACAATGCTTTCGATGATGAAGATTTGGTGAGTTTTAATCGCCGTATTCAGGATCGTTTAAAAAACGCTGACGAACTCGAATTCGCCTGCGAACCCAAGCTGGACGGTATCGCTGTCAGCTTGCTGTATCGCGATGGCATTTTGGTGCAGGGCGCTACGCGTGGTGATGGTTTTAATGGCGAAGATATCACTCAGAATGTTCGCACCATTCCTTCCGTGCCGTTGCGCCTTAATGGTAAAGGTTTTCCTCGTGAGTTGGAGGTGCGCGGCGAGGTGTATATGACCCGCGCCAGCTTTGAAAAACTGAACCAGCAAGCGCGAGAGAAAGAGCTGAAAGTTTTTGTTAATCCGCGAAATGCAGCGGCGGGAACTTTGCGCCAATTGGATGCCAAAATTACCGCCAGTCGCCGTTTGGAAATGTGTGCTTACAGCGTTGGCCTGGTCGATGGCGTGGATGAAAATTTTCCCTGGCCGCAAAAGCACAGTGATGTTCTTGAATCCTTGCAGGCTTGGGGTTTCAAAAAAAATCCGGACACCAGAGTTGCTGCCAATATTCAGGAATGCATAGATTATTATCATCATATTGGTGAAAAGCGTCAGTCACTGAGCTACGACATTGACGGCGTGGTGTTTAAAATTAACTCACTGGCATTGCAGCTGCAGCTCGGTTTTGTTTCCCGTGCGCCACGCTGGGCAATTGCTTGCAAGTTTCCAGCGCAAGAAGAAATGACGCTGCTGCGCGATGTGGAATTTCAGGTGGGCCGAACCGGTGCAGTAACACCTGTGGCTCGCCTTGAACCGGTATTTGTGGGTGGCGTAACCGTATCCAATGCAACCTTGCATAATCGCGATGAAATTGCCCGGTTGGGTATTAAAATTGGTGATACGGTCATTATTCGCCGCGCCGGTGATGTCATTCCGCAAATTGTTGCCGTGGTTGAAGATCGCCGCCCGGATGATGCCCGGGATATTCTTTTTCCTGCGCAATGCCCGGTTTGTGGCTCGCCGGTAGAAACGGCTCCCGGCGAAGCGGTGGCCCGGTGCGATGGCGGTTTGATTTGCGGCGCGCAACGCAAAGAGGCCATTAAACATTTTGCCTCACGCAAGGCGCTGGATATTGAAGGTCTTGGCGATAAACTGGTTGAGCAATTGGTTGATCAGGGCAGCGTTAATGCCGTTGCTGATCTTTATTCGTTAACTCGCGAACAGTTGGCGGCGCTTGATAGAATGGGCGAAAAGTCTGCGGTTAATTTATTGCAGGCGCTCGACAAAAGTAAAAGCACAACGCTGGCGAAATTCATTTACGCCTTGGGTATTCGTGAAATTGGCGAAGCCACTGCCCGAAACCTTGCCAATTATTTTGGTAATCTTGCTGCGCTGGCGGCGGCCACCGCAGAAGACCTGAAGCAAGTTCCGGATGTTGGCCCGGTAGGTGCGCACTTTGTTGCAGATTTTTTCAGTCAGGAAAAAAACACCAGCGCGATAACTGCGCTGCAAGCTGCTGGTATTCACTGGCCCGATATTGAGGTCAAACCCCTCGAAAGTTTGCCACTTGCCAATACCACCTGGGTGCTTACCGGTACGCTTGAACATTTTTCCCGTGATGACGCCAAGGCGCATTTATTAACGTTGGGTGCCAAGGTGGCTGGCAGCGTGTCGGCAAAAACCGATTACGTGGTGGCGGGCCCCGGAGCAGGTTCCAAGCTGCAAAAAGCCGAAAGCCTGGGTTTGAAGGTTATGGATGAGCAAGGGTTGCTGGACGTATTAAAAGAGCATGGAATTGCGTTATGA
- the zipA gene encoding cell division protein ZipA produces the protein MNDWLIVITAILIIAILADGVRRMHLSRRDKIRVSRKVYKQQTGREETPTSTEVFTSELPNGGARVVSTHDPVISARPSVPTRESRKNSRGFAENNVPPTLMEPVVEDVLMKGRHSEPAYEEEIPAARQAPVRHRRDEYEREEERYAPQERIEPGFFNEPETAPAPYADNRAPVRAEEAYDERDDYDDRYDDEEDDDRYEDDEPYDAEDDRYDDEQDEDDREYDYEDEEDEREEPVLAEDPNDPLTRAAPAKAVTEPEEVLIINIMAQRGGNFPGGELLDALLKAGLRFGDMNIFHRYSDIKGDGELLFSMANMVKPGYFDLEAMDDFETPGVSLFMTLPLKADSMKSFDLMVDTARDIADALGGELKDEQRSVMTRQTIDHCRERIRDFERRRLFSRQRRD, from the coding sequence ATGAATGATTGGTTAATAGTCATCACGGCAATATTGATTATTGCAATTCTTGCCGATGGCGTCAGACGCATGCATTTATCCCGCCGGGATAAAATTCGTGTCTCGCGTAAAGTGTACAAACAACAAACTGGCCGGGAAGAAACCCCGACCAGTACCGAAGTTTTTACCAGTGAACTGCCTAACGGCGGTGCGCGCGTTGTGTCCACTCACGATCCCGTGATCTCTGCTCGCCCGAGTGTGCCGACGCGCGAGTCACGTAAAAATTCCAGAGGCTTTGCTGAAAACAATGTACCGCCTACCTTGATGGAGCCGGTAGTTGAAGATGTACTAATGAAAGGCCGTCACAGCGAACCGGCCTACGAAGAAGAAATACCGGCTGCCCGTCAAGCGCCGGTACGTCACCGCCGCGATGAGTACGAGCGCGAAGAAGAACGTTATGCTCCGCAGGAACGTATTGAACCAGGCTTTTTTAACGAGCCGGAAACTGCACCGGCACCTTACGCCGATAACCGTGCCCCGGTTCGCGCAGAAGAAGCCTATGACGAGCGGGACGATTATGATGATCGTTACGACGACGAAGAAGACGATGACCGTTATGAAGATGACGAGCCTTACGACGCCGAAGACGATCGTTATGATGACGAACAGGACGAAGATGATCGTGAGTACGATTATGAAGACGAAGAAGACGAACGCGAAGAACCTGTTCTGGCTGAAGATCCCAATGATCCGCTAACGCGGGCTGCGCCGGCCAAAGCGGTGACCGAGCCGGAAGAAGTGCTGATCATCAATATCATGGCGCAACGCGGCGGCAATTTCCCCGGCGGTGAATTGCTGGATGCATTGCTGAAAGCCGGTTTGCGTTTTGGTGACATGAATATTTTCCATCGCTACAGCGACATCAAAGGTGACGGCGAATTGCTGTTCAGCATGGCGAACATGGTCAAGCCCGGTTATTTTGATCTGGAAGCCATGGACGATTTTGAAACGCCCGGCGTCAGCTTGTTTATGACGCTGCCGTTGAAAGCAGACTCCATGAAATCATTTGACTTGATGGTCGACACCGCGCGCGATATTGCCGATGCACTGGGTGGCGAATTGAAAGATGAACAGCGTAGCGTAATGACCCGCCAGACTATTGATCATTGCCGCGAGCGCATTCGCGATTTCGAAAGACGCCGCCTTTTCTCACGTCAACGTCGCGACTGA
- the ccmI gene encoding c-type cytochrome biogenesis protein CcmI, with amino-acid sequence MAAQSWIFILLAIMVVLFVIWPVLRRRSLPAFRAHVAEDERLQTNVEVFKEHMRELGASLAEGRVTQDEYALLKLEHERRLLDDDAGLEKSSSNNKTTPAVLVLFTTAILLVGGAFYFYTHTGSAIDVDIQKMQQAKNQQDMNDLMQGREPDRERSRELITALEQRLAQRPDNTQYWFMLARSAMETNDFSRAVTAYRSILELDASSGMVMAELAQALFLQNNNRINPEIAALAGSALTIEPENTTALGLAGIDAYERAAYSEAVGFWQRAVDGLGPQSPGRKALEGGIERARQEAAKSGQAVAARDGAPATTDAPVVTGPTLEVSVEVADKVDAAKDLTVFVYARAWQGAKIPLAIQRVSLASLPAKITLNESMSMAPTATLSQAFSQSTPIELVARISQDGSAISRAGDWQGSIGPIDLADIPGDLRIVIDQKLDE; translated from the coding sequence TCATGGTCGTGTTGTTTGTCATCTGGCCGGTTTTGCGCCGCCGCTCGTTGCCTGCGTTCAGAGCCCATGTTGCAGAAGATGAGCGCTTGCAAACCAACGTTGAGGTTTTCAAAGAGCACATGCGTGAGCTGGGCGCCTCTCTGGCAGAAGGGCGGGTAACGCAAGATGAATACGCGTTACTCAAGCTGGAGCACGAGCGCCGACTGCTGGATGACGATGCCGGGCTTGAAAAATCCAGCAGCAATAATAAAACCACGCCGGCAGTGCTGGTTTTATTTACCACGGCGATTTTGCTGGTGGGTGGCGCGTTTTATTTTTACACGCACACCGGCAGCGCAATTGATGTAGACATTCAGAAAATGCAGCAGGCAAAAAATCAGCAGGATATGAATGATTTGATGCAGGGACGCGAGCCGGATCGCGAGCGTTCCCGTGAGCTGATCACCGCGCTTGAGCAACGTTTGGCTCAGCGCCCTGATAACACGCAATATTGGTTTATGCTGGCGCGCAGCGCGATGGAAACCAATGACTTTTCGCGAGCAGTGACTGCTTACCGTTCCATTCTCGAGCTGGATGCATCCTCAGGGATGGTGATGGCAGAGCTGGCGCAAGCCTTGTTTCTGCAAAACAATAATCGTATCAACCCCGAGATTGCCGCACTGGCCGGTTCTGCGCTCACCATTGAGCCGGAGAACACTACCGCGCTGGGGCTTGCCGGTATTGATGCCTACGAACGTGCTGCTTACAGTGAAGCGGTCGGTTTCTGGCAGCGAGCTGTCGATGGGCTCGGCCCGCAAAGCCCCGGGCGAAAGGCGCTTGAAGGCGGCATCGAGCGTGCCCGTCAGGAAGCGGCTAAAAGTGGTCAGGCGGTGGCGGCACGAGATGGCGCGCCGGCAACCACCGACGCGCCAGTAGTAACAGGCCCGACACTGGAGGTTAGTGTTGAAGTGGCGGACAAGGTGGATGCGGCCAAAGACCTGACGGTATTTGTTTATGCTCGTGCCTGGCAGGGCGCAAAAATCCCGCTGGCGATACAGCGGGTCAGCCTGGCGTCATTGCCAGCGAAAATCACTCTGAATGAATCCATGTCCATGGCGCCCACCGCGACGCTCTCACAGGCATTCTCACAGTCCACACCAATTGAGCTGGTTGCGCGTATATCCCAGGATGGTTCTGCTATTTCGCGCGCGGGTGATTGGCAGGGCAGTATCGGGCCAATAGACCTGGCGGACATTCCGGGTGATTTGCGTATCGTTATTGATCAAAAACTGGACGAATAA
- the smc gene encoding chromosome segregation protein SMC, whose product MRLKCIKLAGFKSFVDPTTVNFPSNLCAVVGPNGCGKSNIIDAVRWVMGESSAKNLRGENMTDVIFNGSSGRKPVGQASIELVFDNSDGTLLGEYAAFTEISIKRKVTRDAQNHYYLNGTKCRRRDITDIFLGTGLGPRSYAIIEQGMISRLIEAKPEDLRIYIEEAAGISKYKERRRDTESRMRRTMENLERLTDIRDELERQLSRLQRQAQAAEKYGEYKKEERQLKAQLQALEFRELDVQAKAKNESIRDLELRMESFVTEQVNKDTRIEKYRTEYTELSDKFNEVQGRYYAIGSDIARLEQNIQHAQERSRQLQTDLDQTSRDTKEAEENLQADVLKVENWEAELLEIEPELELVQAAEEDSSEILLTSEEDMQRWQNEWDNFNQRAAEPRQKAEVQQSRIQHLEQVQQRLLQRIEKLRDEKQGLTDGGADEEIAQLSEKLAELDLVADEKRQQVDILAENIEARQDDNNRLVNELDQQRSRLQSMRGRHASLEALQQAALGEKNKAVTRWLSEQQLTDNQRLAEAIRVEGGWDQAVETVLGNTLQAVCVDGLDAVASVIGGLTQGELVLFDTSVRHGGAATGKASLLSEFVSGDWDAAGYLSGVYAVDTLEAALALRPQLQGNESVITKDGIWLGPHWLRVTRDTDASSGVIARRQELEELTAAITEAEEQVGLLGQQLEEGRDTLKQLNQQRETARREVEEQSRRHAEAHSQLSAMQVRVEQVTMRRERVESEIREAREQMEQEAEHLSEARMILSEAIEAMEQDTDRREALLQQRDDIRSKLDQARQKARQDKDRAHELAMRFQSVKTQLDSIRLGISRLREQASRLQERREQLLMSLGENRDPIEEYKLELEAALSKRLSVEASLGEARRALETVEHELRQSEQARNKAEQEVQAVRAHLEQERLAAQMFEVKRATVVKQLEDEAFNLEILLADISDEASVSAIESELEVLAGRISRLGLINLAAIDEYKIESERKNYLDAQNADLMEALETLENAIKRIDRETRTRFKETFDQVNSSLQELFPKVFGGGHAYLELTGEDMLDTGITIMARPPGKRNSTIHLLSGGEKALTAIALVFSIFRLNPAPFCMLDEVDAPLDDANVGRYARMVEEMSEHVQFIYITHNKIAMEMAHQLMGVTMHEPGVSRLVTVDVDEAAELAAI is encoded by the coding sequence ATGCGACTAAAGTGCATTAAGCTGGCCGGATTCAAATCATTCGTTGACCCAACCACGGTCAACTTCCCCAGCAATTTGTGCGCTGTGGTTGGCCCCAATGGTTGTGGCAAATCCAACATTATCGATGCTGTGCGTTGGGTAATGGGGGAGTCGTCGGCGAAAAATCTTCGCGGCGAAAACATGACCGACGTTATTTTTAACGGCTCCAGCGGCCGCAAACCGGTTGGGCAAGCCTCCATTGAGCTGGTGTTTGACAACAGCGACGGTACGCTGCTGGGCGAATATGCCGCCTTTACCGAAATCTCCATCAAACGTAAAGTAACCCGCGACGCGCAAAACCATTACTACCTCAATGGCACCAAGTGCCGCCGCCGGGATATTACTGATATCTTTTTGGGAACCGGTCTCGGGCCGCGCAGCTATGCGATTATCGAGCAGGGCATGATCTCCCGTCTGATTGAAGCCAAGCCGGAAGATTTGCGTATTTATATCGAAGAAGCTGCTGGTATCTCCAAATACAAAGAGCGCCGCCGCGATACCGAAAGCCGTATGCGCCGCACCATGGAAAACCTTGAGCGCCTGACGGATATTCGCGATGAACTGGAGCGTCAATTGTCGCGCTTGCAGCGCCAGGCACAAGCTGCTGAAAAATACGGCGAATACAAAAAAGAAGAGCGTCAACTCAAAGCGCAACTGCAAGCGCTGGAATTTCGTGAGCTGGATGTGCAAGCCAAAGCCAAAAATGAATCCATTCGCGATCTGGAATTGCGCATGGAATCATTTGTTACCGAGCAGGTAAACAAAGATACCCGCATTGAAAAATACCGCACCGAATACACCGAGCTGAGCGACAAGTTTAACGAAGTGCAAGGCCGTTACTACGCCATCGGCTCGGACATCGCGCGGCTTGAACAAAACATTCAGCACGCCCAGGAGCGCTCGCGCCAGCTGCAAACCGATCTGGATCAAACCTCGCGGGATACCAAAGAAGCCGAAGAGAATCTGCAAGCGGATGTGCTCAAGGTAGAAAACTGGGAAGCCGAGCTGCTGGAAATTGAACCCGAACTGGAGCTGGTGCAAGCCGCCGAAGAAGATTCCAGTGAAATCCTGCTGACATCTGAAGAAGATATGCAGCGCTGGCAAAATGAGTGGGACAACTTCAACCAGCGCGCCGCCGAACCACGTCAGAAAGCAGAAGTTCAGCAATCCCGTATTCAGCATCTTGAACAAGTGCAGCAGCGCTTGCTGCAGCGTATTGAAAAATTGCGCGATGAAAAACAAGGCCTCACCGACGGTGGTGCCGATGAAGAAATCGCGCAGCTGAGTGAAAAACTCGCCGAGCTGGATCTGGTGGCCGATGAAAAGCGCCAACAGGTGGATATTCTTGCGGAAAACATTGAAGCCCGTCAGGACGACAACAATCGTCTGGTTAACGAGCTGGATCAACAGCGCAGCCGTTTGCAAAGCATGCGCGGTCGCCATGCCTCTCTCGAAGCCTTGCAACAGGCCGCACTGGGTGAAAAAAACAAGGCGGTTACCCGTTGGTTATCCGAGCAACAACTGACCGACAACCAGCGTCTGGCAGAAGCCATTCGTGTTGAAGGCGGTTGGGATCAGGCGGTAGAAACGGTGCTCGGCAATACCTTGCAGGCGGTTTGCGTTGATGGCCTGGATGCCGTTGCCAGTGTGATTGGTGGTCTGACCCAGGGCGAACTGGTTTTATTTGATACCTCGGTGCGCCATGGTGGTGCCGCAACCGGTAAAGCATCGCTGTTAAGTGAATTTGTCAGCGGCGACTGGGATGCAGCAGGTTATCTCAGTGGCGTCTATGCTGTAGACACACTCGAAGCGGCGTTGGCTTTACGCCCGCAGCTGCAAGGCAATGAATCGGTTATCACCAAAGACGGTATCTGGCTCGGCCCGCACTGGTTGCGCGTCACCCGCGATACCGATGCCAGCTCGGGTGTTATTGCCCGCCGTCAGGAACTTGAAGAACTGACTGCGGCCATTACCGAAGCAGAAGAACAGGTGGGGCTGTTGGGGCAGCAGCTGGAAGAGGGGCGTGATACGCTCAAGCAACTGAACCAGCAGCGTGAAACCGCTCGCCGCGAGGTGGAAGAACAATCCCGCCGTCACGCTGAAGCGCATTCGCAATTAAGTGCCATGCAGGTGAGGGTAGAGCAAGTGACCATGCGCCGTGAGCGTGTGGAATCGGAAATTCGCGAAGCGCGCGAGCAAATGGAGCAGGAAGCGGAGCACCTGTCCGAAGCGCGGATGATTCTCAGCGAAGCGATCGAAGCCATGGAGCAGGATACTGATCGTCGTGAAGCCTTGCTGCAACAGCGCGATGATATTCGCTCGAAACTGGATCAGGCGCGGCAAAAAGCCCGCCAGGACAAAGACCGCGCTCATGAGTTGGCGATGCGTTTCCAATCGGTCAAAACCCAGCTGGATAGTATCCGTCTTGGTATCAGCCGTTTGCGTGAGCAGGCATCAAGATTGCAGGAGCGTCGCGAACAGCTGTTGATGTCGCTCGGCGAAAACCGTGATCCGATTGAAGAATACAAGCTTGAACTTGAAGCTGCCTTGTCCAAACGTTTGTCGGTTGAGGCGTCGCTGGGCGAAGCGCGCAGAGCGCTGGAAACCGTTGAGCACGAACTGCGTCAATCCGAACAGGCACGAAACAAGGCTGAGCAGGAAGTGCAGGCGGTGCGCGCGCATCTGGAGCAGGAGCGCCTCGCCGCCCAAATGTTTGAAGTGAAGCGGGCAACGGTGGTAAAACAGCTGGAAGACGAAGCGTTTAACCTCGAAATCCTGCTGGCGGATATTTCCGACGAAGCCAGTGTCAGTGCTATTGAAAGCGAGCTGGAAGTGTTGGCCGGGCGCATTTCCCGCCTCGGGCTGATCAACCTTGCGGCTATCGATGAATACAAGATTGAATCCGAGCGCAAAAACTATCTCGACGCGCAAAATGCCGACTTGATGGAAGCCCTGGAAACATTGGAAAATGCGATCAAACGTATTGATCGCGAAACCCGTACACGCTTTAAGGAAACCTTTGATCAGGTGAACAGCAGTTTGCAGGAGCTGTTCCCCAAAGTGTTTGGTGGCGGACATGCTTACCTTGAATTGACTGGCGAGGATATGCTGGATACCGGCATCACCATTATGGCCAGGCCGCCCGGCAAGCGTAACAGCACCATTCATTTGCTGTCTGGTGGTGAAAAAGCATTAACAGCGATTGCGCTGGTATTTTCCATCTTCCGTCTTAATCCGGCACCTTTCTGTATGCTGGATGAAGTTGACGCACCGCTCGATGATGCCAACGTCGGGCGCTATGCAAGAATGGTGGAAGAAATGTCTGAACACGTGCAGTTTATTTATATTACGCACAACAAAATTGCGATGGAAATGGCACATCAATTAATGGGGGTTACCATGCACGAACCGGGTGTTTCCCGCTTGGTAACAGTAGACGTCGATGAAGCAGCCGAGCTTGCTGCGATATAA